In Rickettsiales bacterium, one DNA window encodes the following:
- a CDS encoding YebC/PmpR family DNA-binding transcriptional regulator gives MAGHSQFANIKHRKGAQDKKRAKIFTKLTREIITAAKSGLPDPAMNARLRNAIIAARAENLPKDKIDSAIKRASNPHEGDNYEEMRYEGYLGGGIAFIIEALTDNRNRTASDVRSCFSKHGGALGEAGSVSFMFDRIGLIEFNAEVSDFDKFFEEVLEAGAEDCINEEEVYVVTTNPDDLNEVREYLVNKFGDPKTVKLSWKPQNTIEVSSSEQAETLYKFIEALEDSDDVQNIIGNFTLSKEVIEKLN, from the coding sequence ATGGCAGGACATTCGCAATTTGCTAATATTAAGCATAGAAAAGGTGCTCAAGATAAAAAGCGGGCTAAGATTTTTACCAAACTAACTAGAGAAATTATTACTGCAGCTAAATCTGGTTTGCCAGATCCGGCTATGAATGCCAGGCTTCGTAATGCTATCATTGCAGCAAGAGCTGAAAATTTACCTAAAGATAAAATTGATTCGGCTATTAAAAGAGCCTCTAATCCTCATGAAGGGGATAATTATGAAGAAATGCGCTATGAAGGATATTTAGGTGGTGGTATTGCATTCATTATTGAGGCTTTAACTGATAATCGCAATCGTACTGCATCAGATGTAAGATCTTGCTTTAGCAAACATGGCGGAGCTCTAGGGGAAGCAGGAAGCGTGAGCTTCATGTTTGATAGAATAGGGCTTATAGAGTTTAATGCCGAGGTGAGTGATTTTGATAAATTCTTTGAAGAAGTTCTGGAGGCTGGCGCTGAAGATTGTATAAATGAAGAAGAAGTGTATGTTGTTACAACTAATCCTGATGATTTAAACGAAGTGCGCGAATATTTAGTTAATAAATTTGGTGATCCAAAAACCGTGAAGCTTTCATGGAAACCACAAAATACCATTGAAGTATCTTCTAGTGAGCAAGCTGAAACTTTGTATAAGTTTATTGAAGCGCTAGAAGATAGCGATGATGTACAAAATATTATCGGCAATTTCACTCTTTCAAAAGAAGTGATAGAAAAATTAAATTAA